A single region of the Sus scrofa isolate TJ Tabasco breed Duroc chromosome 17, Sscrofa11.1, whole genome shotgun sequence genome encodes:
- the SNPH gene encoding LOW QUALITY PROTEIN: syntaphilin (The sequence of the model RefSeq protein was modified relative to this genomic sequence to represent the inferred CDS: inserted 1 base in 1 codon) produces the protein MAMSLPGSRRASAGSRRRTSPPVSMRDAYGTSSLSSSSNSGSCKGSDSSPTPRRSMKYTLCSDNHGIKPPXPEQYLTPLQQKEVCIRHLKARLKDTQDRLQDRDTEIDDLKTQLSRMQEDWIEEECHRVEAQLALKEARKEIKQLKQVIDTVKNNLIDKDKGLQKYFVDINIQNKKLETLLHSMEVAQNGLAKEDGAAESAGGSPARSLTRSSTYTKLSDPAVCGDRPPGASAEDGVDSGFAATDDTLSRTDALEASSLLSSGVDCGPEEPSSLHSSFSLGPRFPASNTYEKLLCGTEAGVQASCVQERAIQTDFVQYQPDLDTILEKVTQAQVCGMAPESGDWHLEPDPQPPGPRDPNSAVVLTMGDELEAPEPITQGPTLHPPGSSPNPGPSVSVVCPVEEEEEAAAAEKEPKSYWSRHYIVDLLAVVVPAVPTVAWLCRSQRRQGQPIYNISSLLRGCCTVALHSIRRISCRSLSQQGQSTSAAGGSSQL, from the exons ATGGCCATGTCCCTGCCAGGCAGTAGACGGGCCTCTGCTGGATCCCGCAG gcGCACCTCTCCACCCGTGAGCATGCGGGACGCCTACGGCACCTCTtctctcagcagcagcagcaactcgGGCTCCTGCAAGGGCAGTGACAGCAGCCCCACGCCCAG GCGCTCCATGAAGTACACGCTGTGCAGCGACAACCATGGCATCAAGCCCC CCCCGGAGCAGTACCTGACCCCCCTGCAGCAGAAGGAGGTGTGCATCCGGCACCTGAAGGCCCGGCTGAAGGACACGCAGGACCGGCTCCAGGACCG GGACACCGAGATCGACGACCTGAAGACACAGCTGTCGCGCATGCAGGAGGACTGGATCGAGGAGGAGTGCCACCGCGTGGAGGCCCAGCTGGCCCTGAAGGAGGCCCGCAAGGAGATCAAGCAGCTCAAGCAGGTCATCGACACCGTCAAGAACAACCTGATCGACAAGGACAAGGGGCTGCAGAAGTACTTCGTGGACATCAACATCCAGAACAAGAAGCTGGAGACGCTGCTGCACAGCATGGAGGTGGCCCAGAACGGCCTAGCCAAGGAGGACGGCGCCGCCGAGTCGGCCGGCGGCTCCCCCGCCCGCTCCCTCACCCGCAGCTCCACCTACACCAAGCTGAGCGACCCCGCCGTCTGTGGGGACCGCCCGCCCGGCGCCTCGGCGGAGGACGGGGTTGACAGCGGCTTCGCGGCGACCGATGACACTCTGAGCCGGACGGACGCGCTGGAGGCCAGCAGCCTGCTGTCATCGGGGGTGGACTGCGGCCCCGAGGAGCCCTCCTCACTGCACAGCTCCTTCAGCCTGGGCCCCCGCTTCCCCGCCAGCAACACCTACGAGAAGCTGCTGTGTGGCACGGAGGCCGGCGTGCAGGCCAGCTGCGTGCAGGAGCGCGCCATCCAGACGGACTTCGTGCAGTACCAGCCCGACCTGGACACCATCCTGGAGAAAGTGACCCAGGCCCAGGTCTGCGGGATGGCCCCTGAGTCAGGGGACTGGCACCTGGAGCCAGACCCCCAGCCCCCGGGGCCCAGAGACCCCAACTCTGCCGTGGTGCTGACAATGGGTGATGAGCTCGAGGCCCCAGAGCCTATCACCCAAGGGCCCACCCTGCACCCCCCTGGCTCCAGTCCCAACCCCGGGCCGTCGGTGAGCGTGGTGTGCCccgtggaagaggaggaggaggcggccgcAGCGGAGAAGGAGCCCAAGAGCTACTGGAGCCGCCACTACATCGTGGATCTGCTGGCAGTGGTGGTGCCGGCCGTGCCCACGGTGGCCTGGCTCTGCCGCTCGCAGCGGCGCCAGGGCCAGCCCATCTACAACATCAGCTCCCTGCTGCGGGGCTGCTGCACCGTGGCCTTGCACTCCATCCGCAGGATCAGCTGCCGCTCGCTGAGCCAGCAGGGCCAGAGCACCAGCGCGGCAGGCGGCAGCTCCCAGCTCTGA
- the SDCBP2 gene encoding syntenin-2 isoform X1 — MSTLYPSLEDLKVDQAMQAQARVVPRMPALPVPEHDSRPPVLYPNLAELENYMGLSLSSQEVQQNLPQIPEGARAAVSGSSPGQLVAPVSGNSLGVLRAEIKPGVREIHLCKDDRGKTGLRLRAIDKGVFVQLVQANTPASLVGLRFGDQILQIDGRDCAGWSTDKAHRAVKKASAEKIVMIVRDRPFQRTVTMHKDSTGHVGFVIKKGKVISLVKGSSAARNGLLTNHYVCEVNGQNVIGLKDKEVTEILATAGNVITLTIIPTVIYEHMVKKLSPTLLHHTMDHSIPDV, encoded by the exons ATGTCCACCCTGTACCCATCTCTGGAGGACCTGAAGGTGGACCAAGCCATGCAG gcccaggccagagTCGTCCCCAGGATGCCCGCCCTGCCAGTGCCAGAACATGACTCCCGGCCTCCAG TTTTGTACCCAAACCTGGCGGAATTGGAAAATTATATGGGTCTTTCCCTCTCCAGCCAAGAAGTCCAGCAGAACCTGCCTCAGATTCCAGAAGGGGCCAGG GCAGCGGTCTCGGGTTCCTCGCCGGGCCAGCTGGTGGCGCCCGTGTCCGGGAACAGCCTGGGGGTGCTGCGTGCGGAGATCAAGCCCGGGGTGCGCGAGATCCACTTGTGCAAGGACGACCGTGGCAAGACGGGGCTGCGGCTACGAGCCATCGACAAG GGGGTCTTTGTGCAGCTGGTCCAGGCCAACACCCCCGCGTCGCTGGTGGGGTTGCGCTTTGGAGACCAGATCCTGCAGATCGATGGGCGTGACTGTGCCGGGTGGAGCACGGACAAAGCCCACCGGGCGGTGAAGAAGGCATCAGCTGAAAAGATCGTCATGATCGTTCGGGACAG GCCGTTCCAGCGAACCGTCACCATGCACAAGGACAGCACGGGCCATGTCGGCTTCGTCATCAAGAAGGGAAAGGTCATCTCTTTGGTCAAAGGGAGCTCGGCGGCCCGCAACGGGCTCCTCACCAACCACTACGTGTGCGAGGTGAACGGGCAGAACGTCATCGGGCTGAAG GACAAAGAGGTCACAGAGATTCTGGCCACAGCTGGAAATGTCATCACCTTGACCATCATCCCCACCGTGATCTACGAGCACATGGTCAAAAA GTTGTCCCCGACCCTGCTCCACCACACCATGGACCACTCCATCCCGGATGTCTGA
- the SDCBP2 gene encoding syntenin-2 (The RefSeq protein has 3 substitutions compared to this genomic sequence) translates to MSTLYPSLEDLKVDQAMQAQARVVPRMPALPVPEHDSRPPVLYPNLAELENYMGLSLSSQEVQQNLPQIPEGARAAVSGSSPGQLVAPVSGNSLGVLRAEIKPGVREIHLCKDDRGKTGLRLRAIDKGVFVQLVQANTPASLVGLRFGDQILQIDGRDCAGWSTDKAHRAVKKASAEKIIMIIRDRPFQRTVTMHKDSTGHVGFVIKKGKVISLVKGSSAARNGLLTNHYVCEVNGQNVIGLKDKEVTEILATAGNVITLTIIPSVIYEHMVKKLSPTLLHHTMDHSIPDV, encoded by the exons ATGTCCACCCTGTACCCATCTCTGGAGGACCTGAAGGTGGACCAAGCCATGCAG gcccaggccagagTCGTCCCCAGGATGCCCGCCCTGCCAGTGCCAGAACATGACTCCCGGCCTCCAG TTTTGTACCCAAACCTGGCGGAATTGGAAAATTATATGGGTCTTTCCCTCTCCAGCCAAGAAGTCCAGCAGAACCTGCCTCAGATTCCAGAAGGGGCCAGG GCAGCGGTCTCGGGTTCCTCGCCGGGCCAGCTGGTGGCGCCCGTGTCCGGGAACAGCCTGGGGGTGCTGCGTGCGGAGATCAAGCCCGGGGTGCGCGAGATCCACTTGTGCAAGGACGACCGTGGCAAGACGGGGCTGCGGCTACGAGCCATCGACAAG GGGGTCTTTGTGCAGCTGGTCCAGGCCAACACCCCCGCGTCGCTGGTGGGGTTGCGCTTTGGAGACCAGATCCTGCAGATCGATGGGCGTGACTGTGCCGGGTGGAGCACGGACAAAGCCCACCGGGCGGTGAAGAAGGCATCAGCTGAAAAGATCGTCATGATCGTTCGGGACAG GCCGTTCCAGCGAACCGTCACCATGCACAAGGACAGCACGGGCCATGTCGGCTTCGTCATCAAGAAGGGAAAGGTCATCTCTTTGGTCAAAGGGAGCTCGGCGGCCCGCAACGGGCTCCTCACCAACCACTACGTGTGCGAGGTGAACGGGCAGAACGTCATCGGGCTGAAG GACAAAGAGGTCACAGAGATTCTGGCCACAGCTGGAAATGTCATCACCTTGACCATCATCCCCACCGTGATCTACGAGCACATGGTCAAAAA GTTGTCCCCGACCCTGCTCCACCACACCATGGACCACTCCATCCCGGATGTCTGA